In Cheilinus undulatus linkage group 14, ASM1832078v1, whole genome shotgun sequence, a genomic segment contains:
- the LOC121521895 gene encoding zinc finger protein 595-like: MSGFKDSSFAVLRDLGGPAPRSEHGGELDHQRNLLDVFLTPGVKTHRAGDQQLIVSKEEQKEWSSSLDQEDSEPPHIKEEQEELCSTQEGEQLQGLEEADTTTFPFTLVTVKCEDDEEKPQCSSERRSEQMETGADGGDCGGAEPAKDSGPKRQSQPETEIKTEDLSGSRTEEINIWQDARADRSGGNSAKNIRHGRHTTDGKLHHCSECDKTFKKKQNLILHMRNHTGEKPFSCSVCGKRFIRKGELTRHHVVHTEEKPFNCSVCNKQFKHKGTLTRHLLAHTRKSSLSDCHEIFNQECSLPLHVACHSGEKPSSCSIFEQFSQSNQFEKGHFDGSQVSELHQHQTEKKRVAETGSDEEDCGGAEPARNSDQERHLQPEIEVKIEDRDWMETREHQSGFISVENIQMKTGKAAQKAHSCPVCGKTFTKKQNLAPHIRIHTGEKPFNCAFCNKNFNQKDTLTKHMMVHTGEKPFECSECGKRFNRKWNLTSHILIHSKQLPYSCPDCSKTFNRKSCLTLHMAHHRGEKPYSCSVCEKRFSWSKQVKRHKCVVGQASELHQNHTREKREGCGGAEQAKNSDPDRQPVTEIKTKDSPGAETTNDISMEAKESQSSIHKPHSCSVCGKTFKQKPHLTIHMRIHTGEKPYICSECGKGFTQKGGLNKHLLVHRQEKPFPCSECGRHFRQKEHLSRHMLIHKDQKPFSCSMCRKRFNMKGLLKSHMKVHTEEKPFSCSLCSKQFYQKQSLTIHMTRHIGEKPFSCSACNRGFYWSYQLKRHRCGGGLASEHLQNQTEVKEVGKGADKMNCGGVEPAMDSNPERQFQPEVEVKIEDSDDDCTEPGENQPDSKIGKRRRKTVKKPHCCSVCGKTFKRKQTLKIHMRIHTGEKPFSCSECGKRCSQKGNLKVHMALHIAQKPFSCSVCSKTFTRQGRLNKHMLVHTKKKPISSSQSEQALKTSHSMDYLRGEKPYSCAVCDQRFSSSQRLQRHTCVGGQASEHLQNQAVKRENNTGADGEDCGKAEPSSNSDPERYLQLDTKVKTEDLSGAETDDSDDWTETKGHQSDFTSVKNIENNGSAAEEKSHYCSDCGKIFFQKHDLTRHMRIHSGEKPFRCTECGKRFNRKSYLTLHMAHHRGEKPYSCSACGKRFSWHYQIKKHKCLGHQTSIPI, encoded by the exons ATGTCCGGGTTTAAAGACTCGTCCTTTGCGGTTCTCAGAGACTTGGGAGGACCAGCACCAAGATCTGAACACGGAGGGGAGCTCGACCACCAACGAAACCTGCTGGATGTGTTTTTAACACCTGGAGTTAAGACGCACAGAGCAG GTGACCAGCAGCTAATTGTGAGTAAAGAAGAGCAGAAGGAGTGGAGCTCCAGCCTGGACCAGGAGGACTCGGAGCCCccacacattaaagaggaacaggaggaactgTGCAGCACACAGGAGGGAGAGCAGCTTCAAGGACTAGAAGAAGCTGATACAACCACCTTCCCCTTCACCCTTGTCACCGTAAAgtgtgaagatgatgaagagaaacctcagTGCTCCTCAGAGAGACGAAGTGAACAGATGgaaacaggagctgatggagGGGACTGTGGAGGAGCAGAACCAGCCAAGGACTCAGGTCCAAAGAGACAGTCACAACCAGAGACTGAGATCAAGACTGAAGACTTGTCTGGAAGTAGGACTGAAGAAATTAATATTTGGCAAGATGCCAGAGCCGACCGTTCTGGTGGAAACTCTGCAAAAAACATTAGACATGGGAGACACACGACAGATGGCAAATTACATCACTGCTCTGAGTgtgataaaacattcaaaaagaaacagaatCTTATCTTACACATGAGAAAtcatacaggagagaaacccttcagctgctctgtctgtggtaaaagatttatcCGAAAAGGAGAACTGACCAGACACCATGTTGTTCACACAGAAGAGAAACCTTTCAACTGCTCTGTTTGCAATAAACAATTTAAACATAAAGGGACTCTGACTAGACACTTGTTGGCTCACACTAGGAAGTCGTCTTTATCTGATTGCCATGAAATATTTAACCAGGAGTGTAGTTTGCCTCTTCATGTGGCATGTCACAGTGGAGAGAAACCCTCTAGCTGCTCCATTTTTGAACAATTCTCTCAGTCTAATCAGTTTGAGAAAGGTCATTTTGATGGCAGTCAGGTTTCAGAGCTTCATCAACATCAGACTGAAAAGAAAAGGGTggcagaaacaggaagtgatgaagaggactgtggaggagcAGAACCAGCCAGGAACTCAGATCAAGAGAGACATTTACAACCAGAGATTGAAGTTAAAATTGAAGACAGGGACTGGATGGAGACTAGAGAACACCAGTCAGGGTTTATATCTgttgaaaacattcaaatgaaGACAGGAAAGGCTGCTCAGAAAGCACATAGTTGCCCTGTGTGTGGTAAAACTTTCACAAAGAAGCAGAATCTTGCCCCACACAtcagaattcacacaggagagaaaccttttAACTGtgcattttgcaataaaaatttCAACCAAAAAGATACACTAACCAAACACATGATggttcacacaggagagaaaccgtttgagtgctctgagtgtggtaaaagatttaacaGAAAGTGGAATTTGACCTCACATATATTAATTCACTCAAAGCAGTTACCATACAGCTGCCCTGATTGCAGTAAAACATTTAATCGTAAGTCTTGTCTAACTCTTCACATGGCCCATCACAGAGGGGAGAAGCCTTacagctgctctgtttgtgaaaaaagattttcatGGTCCAAACAGgtaaaaagacacaaatgtgTTGTTGGTCAGGCCTCAGAGCTTCATCAGAACCACACTAGGGAGAAAAGAGAGGGTTGTGGAGGAGCAGAACAAGCCAAAAACTCTGATCCAGACAGACAACCAGTGACTGAGATAAAGACTAAAGACTCTCCTGGGGCTGAGACTACAAATGATATTTCAATGGAGGCCAAAGAAAGTCAGTCAAGTATTCATAAACCACATAGCTGCTCTGTATGtggtaaaacattcaaacagaAACCACATCTGACCAtacacatgagaattcacacaggagagaaaccctacATCTGCTCAGAGTGCGGAAAGGGGTTTACCCAAAAAGGGGGTCTGAACAAACATTTGTTAGTTCACAGACAAGAGAAACCGTTCCCTTGCTCTGAGTGTGGGAGACATTTTCGTCAAAAAGAGCATCTGTCCAGACACATGTTAATCCACAAAGACCAGAAACCTTTCAGCTGCTCTATGTGCAGGAAAAGATTTAACATGAAAGGGCTTCTGAAGTCACACATGAAAGTGCACACAgaagagaaacccttcagctgctctctctgcagtaAACAATTTTATCAGAAACAAAGTCTGACCATTCATATGACGCGTCACATTGGGGAAAAGCCTTTTAGCTGCAGTGCTTGTAACAGAGGATTCTATTGGAGCTATCAGTTAAAAAGACACAGGTGTGGTGGAGGTCTGGCTTCAGAGCATCTTCAAAACCAAACTGAGGTGAAAGAGGTAGGAAAAGGAGCTGATAAAATGAACTGTGGAGGAGTAGAACCAGCCATGGACTCAAATCCAGAAAGACAATTTCAACCAGAGGTTGAGGTCAAGATTGAGGACAGTGATGATGATTGCACAGAGCCTGGAGAAAATCAGCCAGattcaaaaattggcaaaaggagGCGCAAAACTGTTAAGAAGCctcactgctgctctgtttgtggtaaaacattcaaaaggAAACAGACTCTGAAGAtacacatgagaattcacacaggggagaaaccttTTAGCTGCTCTGAATGTGGTAAAAGATGTAGCCAAAAGGGGAATCTGAAAGTTCACATGGCTCTTCACATTGCacagaaacccttcagctgctcagttTGCAGTAAAACATTTACTAGACAAGGGCGTCTGAACAAACATATGTTAGTTCACACGAAAAAGAAACCAATCAGCTCTTCTCAAAGTGAACAAGCATTAAAAACCTCACACTCCATGGATTATCTCAGAGGTGAGAAACCCTACAGCTGTGCTGTTTGTGACCAAAGATTCTCCAGCTCTCAACGGCTGCAAAGACATACGTGTGTTGGAGGCCAGGCTTCAGAGCATCTTCAAAATCAGGCAGTGAAAAGAGAGAACAACacaggagctgatggagaggactgtggaaAAGCAGAACCTTCCAGCAACTCAGATCCAGAGAGATATTTACAATTAGACACTAAGGTCAAGACTGAAGACTTATCTGGAGCAGAGACTGACGACAGTGATGACTGGACGGAGACCAAAGGTCATCAGTCAGATTTCACATCAgttaaaaacattgaaaacaatgGATCAGCTGCTGAAGAGAAATCTCACTACTGCTCTGACTGTGGCAAAATTTTCTTTCAGAAGCATGATCTTACCAGACACATGAGAATTCACTCAGGAGAAAAACCCTTCCGTTGcactgagtgtggtaaaagatttaacaGGAAGTCTTATCTGACACTTCACATGGCCCATCACAGAGGGGAGAAACCCTACAGCTGCTCTGCTTGTGGCAAAAGATTCTCCTGGcattatcaaattaaaaaacacaagtgtCTTGGACATCAGACGTCAATACCAATCTGA